In Nocardioides sp. InS609-2, a single genomic region encodes these proteins:
- a CDS encoding sigma-70 family RNA polymerase sigma factor: MRDPEEFDAFYKNVRDRVLLETYALTGDLPVSRAAVRDAFAVAWHHWRKVSRLDDPEAWLRPLAWGRAQRRHTARIWHREKDLDDAAKTTLDALAKLSVPQRKALILTNLSPLSLLAISRAVGLPQTDVERELQTATAQFAISRDTGTTEIRGHLEHLRTVTDTAQWPRVSIVRRAGAARRRTHTLVGVAGTALVLIAGGTFVSQGNTSTASLDDENFDSPSAAVIKADDGPTLKDDVLLATADLDLVDSKMSWVEARTDDNAAGNGLALPCQIQRYADPEGSGAFVRTFEGTGPKPKPVKTKAKKNAKAVPPAKSAAWELVELSGTEKAAQAAYSNVNSWYAGCLAERTQLLSVHRVGQVGDDARVFTLRSWRGSPRTLRVGVARSGQLTVTTVSRVDGLQLNPSKPAALLAAAVNRVCSAPGGNACAGEPALKEIDAPVAGLVPGMLSEFDLPPIARAPGPWIGTEPVKAKVNVASTRCDRTEFTGKSVRRNLTRTFLFPAVDKANEFGLTETVGIWSPGNARTFVKDVRRRVDECAENAFGTEVRQLRNVADENTDVTAWNISMEISDKDSVQFLMAIVRSEGTVAQVGFVPSQAMSMDREDFLDVVDRAVSRLPQLRAR, translated from the coding sequence ATGAGGGATCCCGAGGAGTTCGACGCGTTCTACAAGAACGTGCGCGATCGTGTGCTGCTGGAGACCTATGCCCTCACGGGCGATCTCCCGGTCTCTCGGGCAGCGGTCCGTGACGCTTTCGCCGTCGCGTGGCACCACTGGCGCAAGGTCTCCCGGCTCGACGATCCCGAGGCCTGGCTGCGCCCGCTGGCCTGGGGCCGCGCCCAGCGCCGGCACACCGCCCGCATCTGGCACCGCGAGAAGGACCTCGACGACGCCGCGAAGACCACGCTCGACGCCTTGGCGAAGCTGTCGGTGCCGCAGCGCAAGGCGCTGATCCTGACCAACCTCTCACCGCTGTCGCTGCTGGCCATCTCCCGCGCGGTCGGCCTCCCGCAGACCGACGTCGAGCGAGAGCTGCAGACCGCGACGGCCCAGTTCGCGATCTCGCGCGACACCGGCACCACCGAGATCCGCGGCCACCTCGAACACCTCCGCACCGTCACCGACACCGCCCAGTGGCCGCGCGTCAGCATCGTCCGTAGGGCCGGCGCTGCCCGCCGCCGCACCCACACGCTGGTCGGCGTGGCCGGGACCGCGCTGGTGCTGATCGCCGGCGGCACCTTCGTCTCGCAGGGCAACACCAGCACGGCCAGCCTCGACGACGAGAACTTCGACAGCCCGTCGGCGGCCGTCATCAAGGCCGATGACGGGCCGACACTGAAGGACGACGTACTCCTGGCGACTGCCGACCTCGACCTCGTCGACTCGAAGATGTCGTGGGTCGAGGCCAGGACTGACGACAACGCCGCCGGCAACGGCCTCGCCCTCCCCTGTCAGATCCAGCGGTACGCCGACCCCGAAGGCTCCGGCGCGTTCGTGCGCACGTTCGAGGGCACCGGGCCGAAGCCCAAGCCCGTCAAGACGAAGGCCAAGAAGAACGCCAAGGCCGTTCCGCCGGCGAAGTCAGCGGCCTGGGAGCTCGTCGAGCTGTCCGGCACCGAGAAGGCCGCGCAGGCGGCGTACTCCAACGTCAACAGCTGGTACGCCGGCTGCCTCGCCGAGCGCACCCAGCTGCTGTCGGTGCACCGGGTCGGCCAGGTCGGCGACGACGCACGGGTGTTCACCCTCCGCAGCTGGAGGGGATCGCCGCGCACCCTGCGTGTGGGAGTCGCCCGCAGCGGCCAGCTGACAGTCACCACCGTCTCGCGGGTCGACGGTCTCCAGCTCAACCCGAGCAAGCCGGCCGCCCTGCTGGCCGCGGCAGTCAATCGCGTGTGCTCGGCACCTGGCGGCAACGCATGTGCCGGTGAGCCCGCGCTCAAGGAGATCGACGCACCGGTCGCGGGCCTGGTGCCGGGCATGCTGAGCGAGTTCGACCTGCCGCCGATCGCGCGCGCACCGGGCCCGTGGATCGGCACCGAACCCGTCAAGGCGAAGGTCAACGTGGCCTCCACCCGGTGCGACCGCACCGAGTTCACCGGGAAGAGCGTGCGCCGCAACCTGACCCGCACCTTCCTCTTCCCCGCCGTCGACAAGGCAAACGAGTTCGGCCTCACCGAGACCGTCGGCATCTGGTCACCGGGCAATGCGCGCACCTTCGTCAAGGACGTCCGCAGGCGCGTCGACGAGTGCGCCGAGAACGCCTTCGGCACCGAGGTCCGACAGCTCCGCAACGTCGCAGACGAGAACACCGACGTGACGGCGTGGAACATCAGCATGGAGATCTCCGACAAGGACTCCGTGCAGTTCCTGATGGCGATCGTCCGCAGTGAGGGCACCGTCGCGCAGGTCGGCTTCGTGCCGTCGCAGGCGATGTCGATGGATCGCGAGGACTTCCTCGACGTCGTCGACCGCGCCGTGTCGCGACTTCCCCAGCTCCGGGCACGCTGA
- a CDS encoding DNA methyltransferase, producing the protein MPSGEEIQRALAGFVDTWRGYAGTEKSEAQTFLNELFACYGSERRELGARFEHFEQHAGFMDLFWPGICIVEMKAPTVPVATARAQIQRYWTESADFDADVGAARWIVICNFREFEIWEPGRFPTRAVTTFSLSDLPDRYDALAFLSGPTVEPNFTEHYRELTKEAAKTVAETYQALVGRAAAPGPVLQRFILQSVWCMFAEDLGMLDGFPFQSTLNELRREPDRSAAELGLLFRVLNQKGDHNRVGRLAGTRYVNGDLFAKPAEVRLERAEIDLLLTATGFDWRKVDPTIFGSLMEGVLGRDQRWERGAHYTHEVDIMKIVTPTIIRPWRERMAAASTPHEARDVLDELCGFRVLDPSCGCGNFLYVAYRELRGLEHELKERIRSLAREQGLPIPPGPWPFYPLQNLQGIDIEPAAVQIARVTLWMAHRQMIDRYGDAEPPLPLQDLSSIRRADALRTPWPETDCIVGNPPFQGAQHVRRALGDDYVDWLKREFGVGVKDLCTYWFRRAVDHLSPNQRSGLVGTNSISQNRARSASLDYVHERGGVITDAVSSQRWPGDAKVHVSIVNWIQQPTESPALRTLDGVVVEAIGTSLTSITSSDVWKPKPLRTNAGLCFQGPIPGNKYFIVDSAIATGLIAEGDADYASVVRPYLDGDDITSEPTQSAMRWTVDFGVLPLEKASAFPRALAIVRDRAKESSSGLKGLWWRFHRPRPAMRAALADLPRFPATARHSKRYVLTWCTPEVMATDATNVFAFDDDHSMGVLLSKAHEAWAWSRSSTLETRLRYTPTSVFMTFPFPDPVTDEQRERVAEASRALLSRRTEICAGEQIGLTKLYNAVDEGAWADLKALHRELDEAVTDCYGWPSAVAQDTDELVRRLTDLNREISEGGRPYSPFA; encoded by the coding sequence ATGCCGAGCGGTGAGGAGATCCAGCGTGCCCTCGCGGGCTTTGTCGACACGTGGCGCGGTTACGCCGGCACCGAGAAGTCCGAGGCGCAGACCTTTCTGAACGAGTTGTTCGCCTGCTACGGGAGCGAACGGCGCGAGTTGGGCGCCCGCTTCGAGCACTTCGAGCAGCATGCCGGCTTCATGGATCTCTTCTGGCCCGGGATCTGCATTGTCGAGATGAAGGCGCCGACCGTTCCCGTAGCCACGGCCCGCGCGCAGATCCAGCGCTACTGGACCGAGTCGGCCGACTTCGACGCAGACGTCGGTGCGGCGCGGTGGATCGTCATCTGCAACTTCCGCGAGTTCGAGATCTGGGAGCCGGGCAGGTTTCCGACCCGGGCGGTGACGACCTTCTCCTTGTCAGATCTCCCCGACCGCTACGACGCCCTGGCGTTCCTCTCCGGACCGACTGTGGAGCCCAACTTCACCGAGCACTACCGCGAGCTCACCAAGGAGGCGGCCAAGACCGTCGCGGAGACCTATCAGGCCCTCGTCGGCCGGGCGGCCGCCCCCGGACCGGTGCTGCAGCGATTCATCCTGCAGTCGGTCTGGTGCATGTTCGCCGAGGACCTCGGCATGCTCGACGGATTCCCGTTCCAGTCCACCCTGAACGAACTTCGTCGCGAGCCCGACCGGTCGGCTGCCGAGCTCGGGCTCCTCTTCCGGGTGCTCAACCAGAAGGGCGACCACAACCGCGTCGGGCGGCTGGCCGGCACCCGCTATGTCAATGGCGACCTCTTCGCGAAGCCGGCCGAGGTGCGGCTGGAGCGAGCCGAGATCGATCTCCTGCTGACCGCCACCGGTTTCGATTGGCGCAAGGTCGACCCCACGATTTTCGGCTCCCTGATGGAAGGCGTGCTCGGTCGCGACCAGCGCTGGGAACGAGGTGCGCACTACACCCACGAGGTCGACATCATGAAGATCGTCACTCCGACGATCATTCGCCCGTGGCGTGAGCGGATGGCGGCGGCCTCCACGCCGCACGAGGCGCGCGACGTGCTGGACGAACTGTGCGGATTCCGGGTACTGGACCCGTCGTGCGGGTGCGGCAACTTCCTCTACGTCGCCTACCGCGAGCTGCGTGGCCTGGAGCACGAGCTCAAGGAACGCATTCGCAGCCTGGCCCGCGAGCAAGGGCTGCCGATCCCGCCCGGACCGTGGCCCTTCTACCCGCTCCAGAACCTGCAGGGCATCGACATCGAGCCGGCCGCCGTCCAGATCGCCCGCGTCACCTTGTGGATGGCGCATCGGCAGATGATCGACCGGTACGGCGACGCCGAGCCGCCGCTGCCGCTTCAGGACCTGTCATCGATCAGGCGTGCCGACGCGCTACGGACACCGTGGCCCGAGACGGATTGCATTGTCGGAAATCCGCCCTTCCAGGGCGCGCAACACGTTCGTCGTGCCTTAGGGGATGACTACGTGGATTGGCTCAAGAGAGAGTTCGGAGTCGGGGTCAAAGACCTATGCACGTATTGGTTTCGACGGGCAGTGGATCACCTCTCGCCCAATCAGCGTTCGGGCCTCGTCGGTACGAACTCGATCTCGCAAAATCGCGCTCGCTCGGCGTCCCTCGATTACGTGCATGAACGCGGTGGTGTAATTACGGACGCCGTCTCGTCACAGCGCTGGCCGGGTGACGCAAAGGTGCATGTCAGCATCGTGAATTGGATTCAACAACCTACCGAGTCCCCAGCACTACGCACTCTTGACGGGGTCGTAGTCGAGGCCATCGGCACCAGTCTGACGTCGATCACATCATCGGATGTCTGGAAGCCCAAACCGCTGCGTACAAACGCGGGTCTCTGCTTTCAAGGTCCCATCCCTGGCAACAAGTACTTCATCGTTGACTCGGCCATCGCAACAGGGCTCATCGCTGAAGGCGATGCCGACTACGCATCTGTCGTTCGTCCATATCTGGACGGTGACGACATCACCTCCGAGCCGACGCAGTCAGCCATGCGGTGGACGGTCGACTTTGGAGTGCTGCCACTTGAGAAGGCGTCGGCGTTTCCGAGAGCGCTGGCGATAGTTCGAGATCGGGCAAAGGAGTCATCATCGGGCTTGAAGGGTTTGTGGTGGCGCTTTCACCGCCCTCGGCCAGCGATGCGCGCGGCGCTCGCCGATCTTCCGCGCTTTCCGGCCACGGCACGACACAGCAAGCGTTACGTCTTGACGTGGTGCACCCCGGAAGTGATGGCAACCGACGCTACGAATGTGTTCGCGTTCGACGACGATCACTCGATGGGCGTGCTGCTCTCGAAGGCGCACGAGGCGTGGGCTTGGTCCCGGTCCTCGACGCTGGAGACAAGGCTGCGCTACACGCCCACGTCCGTGTTCATGACCTTCCCGTTTCCAGACCCTGTGACCGACGAGCAACGGGAGCGAGTCGCCGAGGCGTCCCGCGCGCTGCTGTCGCGGCGGACCGAGATCTGCGCCGGCGAGCAGATCGGTCTCACGAAGCTCTACAACGCGGTCGACGAGGGCGCCTGGGCCGACCTCAAGGCGTTGCACCGCGAGCTCGACGAGGCGGTGACCGATTGCTACGGGTGGCCCAGTGCGGTGGCCCAGGACACGGACGAGCTGGTGCGTCGCCTGACCGACCTCAACCGCGAGATCAGCGAGGGCGGTCGCCCTTACTCACCGTTCGCCTGA
- the sucD gene encoding succinate--CoA ligase subunit alpha translates to MSIYLNKDSKIIVQGMTGGMGSKHTTLMVEAGSNIVGGVNARKAGTTVELAGKELPVFGNVKEAMTETGADVSVVFVPPAFTKDACIEAIDAGIGLLVVITEGVPVQDSAEVFAYLEGPSNHGATRMIGPNCPGIITPGESLAGITPHTIAGKGPVGLVSKSGTLTYQMMYELRDFGFTTAIGIGGDPIVGTTHIDALEAFENDPETKAIVMIGEIGGDAEERAADYIKDHVAKPVVGYVAGFTAPEGKTMGHAGAIVSGSSGTAQAKKDALEAVGVKVGKTPSETAALMREILNAL, encoded by the coding sequence ATGTCCATCTACCTCAACAAGGACTCCAAGATCATCGTCCAGGGCATGACGGGCGGCATGGGCTCCAAGCACACCACCCTGATGGTCGAGGCCGGCTCCAACATCGTGGGCGGCGTCAACGCCCGCAAGGCCGGCACGACGGTCGAGCTCGCAGGCAAGGAGCTCCCCGTCTTCGGCAACGTCAAGGAGGCGATGACCGAGACGGGTGCCGACGTGTCGGTCGTCTTCGTGCCGCCGGCGTTCACCAAGGACGCCTGCATCGAGGCCATCGACGCGGGCATCGGCCTGCTGGTGGTCATCACCGAGGGCGTGCCTGTGCAGGACTCCGCCGAAGTGTTCGCCTACCTCGAAGGGCCCAGCAACCATGGGGCCACGCGGATGATCGGCCCCAACTGCCCGGGCATCATCACGCCCGGCGAGTCGCTGGCCGGCATCACACCGCACACCATCGCGGGCAAGGGCCCGGTCGGTCTGGTGTCGAAGTCGGGCACGCTGACCTACCAGATGATGTACGAGCTGCGGGACTTCGGTTTCACCACCGCCATCGGCATCGGTGGTGACCCGATCGTCGGCACCACCCACATCGACGCGCTCGAGGCCTTCGAGAACGACCCGGAGACCAAGGCGATCGTGATGATCGGCGAGATCGGCGGCGACGCCGAGGAGCGGGCAGCCGACTACATCAAGGACCACGTCGCCAAGCCGGTCGTCGGCTATGTCGCGGGCTTCACCGCCCCCGAGGGCAAGACGATGGGCCACGCCGGCGCGATCGTGTCGGGTTCCTCCGGCACCGCGCAGGCCAAGAAGGACGCCCTCGAGGCGGTTGGCGTCAAGGTCGGCAAGACGCCGTCCGAGACGGCGGCGCTGATGCGGGAGATCCTGAACGCGCTCTGA
- the sucC gene encoding ADP-forming succinate--CoA ligase subunit beta, translating to MDLMEYQAKELFAKHGVAGALGKTVETPEDARAAAEEIGGVVVVKAQVKAGGRGKAGGVKVAKTPEEAEEAARAILALEIKGLPVNRVLVVPGASIEEEYYFSFLLDRSNRSYLCIASVEGGVEIEEVAKTNPDAVKKIAINAGSGVDAEKAAAIADEAGFPAELRDQAITMIQQLWTVFTEEDATLVEVNPLARLTGDKLEALDGKVSLDENAEFRHEDHKAFEIREEADPLEAKAKDKGLNYVKLDGAVGIIGNGAGLVMSTLDVVAYAGEKHGGVTPANFLDIGGGANAQVMADGLDVILNDEQVKSVFVNVFGGITACDEVANGIVGALEILGDEATKPLVVRLDGNNVEEGRRILNEANHPLVTLVDTMDGAADKAAELANGSN from the coding sequence GTGGACCTGATGGAATACCAGGCAAAGGAACTCTTTGCCAAGCATGGAGTGGCCGGAGCGCTCGGCAAGACCGTCGAGACCCCTGAGGACGCACGCGCGGCCGCGGAGGAGATCGGTGGCGTCGTCGTCGTCAAGGCGCAGGTCAAGGCCGGAGGTCGCGGCAAGGCCGGCGGCGTCAAGGTGGCCAAGACGCCCGAGGAGGCCGAAGAGGCCGCCCGCGCGATCCTCGCACTCGAGATCAAGGGACTGCCGGTCAACCGCGTCCTGGTGGTCCCGGGCGCGTCGATCGAGGAGGAGTACTACTTCTCCTTCCTGCTCGACCGGTCGAACCGCTCCTACCTGTGCATCGCGAGTGTCGAGGGTGGTGTGGAGATCGAGGAGGTCGCCAAGACCAACCCCGACGCCGTCAAGAAGATCGCCATCAACGCCGGCAGCGGCGTGGACGCCGAGAAGGCCGCGGCCATCGCGGACGAGGCCGGCTTCCCGGCCGAGCTGCGCGACCAGGCGATCACGATGATCCAGCAGCTCTGGACCGTCTTCACCGAGGAGGACGCCACCCTCGTGGAGGTCAACCCCCTCGCCCGCCTGACCGGTGACAAGCTCGAGGCGCTCGACGGCAAGGTCTCGCTCGACGAGAACGCCGAGTTCCGCCACGAGGACCACAAGGCGTTCGAGATCCGCGAGGAGGCCGACCCGCTCGAGGCGAAGGCCAAGGACAAGGGCCTCAACTACGTGAAGCTCGACGGTGCCGTCGGCATCATCGGCAACGGCGCGGGCCTGGTCATGTCGACCCTCGACGTCGTCGCCTACGCCGGCGAGAAGCACGGCGGGGTCACCCCGGCCAACTTCCTCGACATCGGCGGCGGCGCCAACGCGCAGGTGATGGCCGACGGCCTCGACGTGATCCTCAACGACGAGCAGGTCAAGTCGGTGTTCGTCAACGTCTTCGGTGGCATCACCGCGTGCGACGAGGTCGCCAACGGCATCGTCGGCGCGCTGGAGATCCTCGGCGACGAGGCGACCAAGCCGCTCGTCGTACGTCTCGACGGCAACAACGTCGAGGAGGGTCGCCGCATCCTCAACGAGGCCAACCACCCGCTGGTGACCCTCGTCGACACCATGGACGGCGCGGCCGACAAGGCCGCCGAGCTGGCGAACGGGAGCAATTGA
- a CDS encoding dihydrofolate reductase family protein, whose protein sequence is MSTKVQYYTAATLDGFIADEHHSLDWLFEVPHSDEEEGASSWDTFIAGVGVLTMGATTYEWVLGHHPEMRTSPDRWHEFYGDRPAWVFTHRELPQIPGIDIRFVQGPVRAAYDEMVVAVPDRNIWVVGGGNLVGQFDDAGLLDEIHVHVTPVVLGAGAPLLPRRITSSRLSFREGCLVGQRLNVVLDVKKKEV, encoded by the coding sequence ATGAGCACCAAGGTGCAGTACTACACGGCCGCCACCCTCGACGGATTCATCGCCGACGAGCACCATTCCCTCGACTGGCTCTTCGAGGTGCCGCACTCCGACGAGGAGGAGGGCGCGAGCTCGTGGGACACCTTCATCGCCGGGGTGGGCGTGCTGACCATGGGTGCCACCACCTACGAGTGGGTGCTCGGGCATCATCCCGAGATGCGCACCAGCCCCGACCGGTGGCACGAGTTCTACGGCGATCGCCCGGCGTGGGTCTTCACCCACCGTGAGCTGCCGCAGATCCCCGGCATCGACATCAGGTTCGTGCAGGGTCCCGTGCGAGCGGCGTACGACGAGATGGTTGTGGCCGTGCCCGACCGCAACATCTGGGTCGTCGGTGGAGGCAACCTGGTCGGCCAGTTCGACGACGCAGGGCTGCTCGACGAGATCCACGTGCACGTCACTCCGGTCGTGCTGGGCGCCGGTGCGCCGCTGCTGCCGCGACGAATCACCTCGTCGCGGCTGTCGTTTCGCGAGGGCTGCCTCGTCGGTCAGCGGCTCAATGTCGTGCTCGACGTGAAGAAGAAGGAGGTCTAG
- a CDS encoding cobalamin B12-binding domain-containing protein — protein sequence MSATAPVRRIRIVVGKPGLDGHDRGAKIVARALRDAGHEVIYTGLHQTPEQIVETAIQEDADIIGLSVLSGAHMTLFRKLVELLAERDASDIVIFGGGIIPEEDIPVLEELGVAKVFTPGATTGEITGWVAQHFAEPS from the coding sequence ATGAGCGCGACAGCCCCCGTACGCCGCATCCGGATCGTCGTCGGCAAGCCCGGTCTCGACGGGCACGACCGGGGCGCCAAGATCGTCGCGCGCGCCCTGCGCGACGCCGGCCACGAGGTCATCTACACCGGCCTGCACCAGACTCCCGAGCAGATCGTGGAGACCGCGATCCAAGAGGACGCCGACATCATCGGCCTCTCCGTGCTCTCGGGCGCGCACATGACCCTGTTCCGCAAGCTCGTCGAGCTGCTCGCCGAGCGCGACGCCTCCGACATCGTCATCTTCGGCGGCGGGATCATCCCCGAGGAGGACATCCCGGTGCTCGAGGAGCTCGGGGTCGCCAAGGTCTTCACCCCCGGCGCCACCACCGGTGAGATCACCGGCTGGGTGGCCCAGCACTTCGCCGAACCGTCCTAG
- a CDS encoding M23 family metallopeptidase: protein MSPASAGKRKASRRSAPSTPLFSRLPSVPVLIGVAALSVSAGGAISAADPGQLTGDLDSNTVTAASAFAGATDAGLLSRGATVSRAARRTPVTAADPELVAEAEARARQRNTALEAYAEKAAQQSIKLEKNQWVLPVDGYRITATFGMSSGLWSSSHTGLDFAAPSGTPIHAVAGGVVTSTGYDGAYGNKTVITLEDGTEIWYCHQTSYLVNTGDSVAPGEVIGSIGSTGNVTGPHLHLEVRPDPDTPIDPYTALVSHDVQP, encoded by the coding sequence GTGAGCCCGGCCAGTGCCGGCAAGCGCAAGGCCTCCCGGCGCTCCGCCCCCAGCACCCCTCTCTTCAGCCGCCTGCCCTCGGTTCCGGTGCTGATCGGCGTGGCTGCCCTGTCCGTCTCTGCCGGCGGCGCCATCAGCGCGGCCGACCCCGGCCAGCTCACCGGCGACCTCGACAGCAACACCGTCACCGCGGCGAGCGCCTTCGCCGGCGCCACCGACGCCGGGCTGCTCAGCCGCGGCGCCACGGTCAGCCGTGCCGCGCGCCGGACCCCGGTCACCGCGGCCGACCCCGAGCTCGTCGCCGAGGCCGAGGCTCGCGCTCGCCAGCGCAACACCGCGCTAGAGGCCTACGCCGAAAAGGCCGCCCAGCAGTCGATCAAGCTCGAGAAGAACCAGTGGGTGCTGCCGGTCGACGGCTACCGCATCACCGCGACATTCGGCATGTCGAGCGGCCTGTGGTCGAGCAGTCACACCGGCCTCGACTTCGCCGCTCCGAGCGGCACCCCCATCCACGCCGTCGCCGGCGGCGTCGTGACGTCCACCGGTTACGACGGCGCCTACGGCAACAAGACCGTCATCACCCTCGAGGACGGCACCGAGATCTGGTACTGCCACCAGACCTCCTACCTCGTCAACACCGGCGACTCGGTCGCTCCGGGCGAGGTCATCGGCTCCATCGGCTCGACCGGCAACGTCACCGGACCGCACCTGCACCTCGAGGTCCGGCCCGACCCCGACACTCCGATCGACCCGTACACCGCGCTCGTCAGCCACGACGTCCAGCCGTAA